CGTCTTTATCAGTTCGCTTGACGACGGTGAGGGAAATACGGCTCACCTCGAAGGCTGCGCACTGGGCTTCATCCCCCTGATAACCTCCGTCGACGAAGGACATTTTCACCCACGGGCTCTTGCGACCAAAGGGGCCAAAGGGCCGGGGGGGGGGGGCAAGGACGTGGTTAGTCGTACTTGGCGAAAGGTGAAGGCGGACTGGGAAGGCTGGAACCGGCGCAGTCTGGCCGATGATGACATCGTCCGGCTGATCCTGGACGGTGCCGTGGTGACGGTCCGGCTCGACCGGAAAGCGACCAACATCTCACTGCTGGTCGTGCTTGGTGTCCGCCGCGATGGGCAGAAGCTGCTGCTGGCGGTGAAGAACATGGGAGGCGAAAGCGAAGCCGCCTGGCGCGCCGTGCTCGATTATCTCATCGCGCGGGGCCTGCGCACCCCGGAACTGCTGCTGATCGATGGCGGCGCCGGCCTCGAACGTGCGCTGGCCGGGCTTTGGCCAAACGCGCCGACGCAGCGCTGCACCGTGCACAAGCATCGAAATCTGCTGGCCCATGCGCCAGACGCCCTGCACGAGGAGGTCACCGCCGACTACAACGACATGATCTACGCCGAAACCAGTGCCGAGGTGATGCGCGGGCGCCGGCTGTTCCTCGCCAAATGGCGTCTGAAATGCTGCGGCTTGGCCGACAGCCTCGAAGAAGCCGGCGATCGGCTCTTCACCTTCACTCGCTTGCCCCAAGCCAGTGGAGATCAGCAAGAACGACGAATGCGATCGAACGTCTGCATGAGGAATTCAAGCGCCGGATCAAGACCCAGACCGTCCTGCCCTCGACCGAAACCGCAGCGATGTTGTTCTGGTCGTTGCTTGCATCCGGGCAGATCGCCATGCGCAAAGTCGACGGGTGGCAGACGCTCGCCGAACCACCCGCCTCAATACATCTTGATCTCGTCGCCTGACCCCGTCATGTTCCTCCAGCCGGAGACGCCGCCCAAGGCCATTTCCACACAACCCGAGACGCCACCCTTACATCATCAATCGTTTGTTACACCGCGAGGGCAGCCTCGGCAGTTTTCACCACCGCCTGCAATGCCCCCGGTTCGAACGGCGATTTCAGCTTTGCGGCCGCGACAAGTTTACCGAACGGTGCAGAACCACCAAGGCCGCAGAGATCAACATAAGTATCGAAGCTGCCCTTATAATCCTGCTGCGATTTTACCCAGAATTGTAACGCGCAGCATTGTGCCAGGGTATAATCGATATAGTAGAAAGGCGCGCGATAGATGTGCAGTTGGGCCTGCCAGCGCCCGCCCATCGCCGGGTAGTCGAGGTCACCCCAGTTGCGCCACGGCAGATACATCGATTCGAGCTTCCGCCACATCGCATGGCGGTCGGCGGGGCTCGCCTCGGGGTTGGCGTAGACTTCATGCTGGAAATGATCGACGCACACACCGTATGGCAGAAACTCCAGCGCCCCGATCAGGTGCATCCGCTGATAACGCGCCGTCTGCTCCCCGAACATCGGGGCGATGTGCGGATACGCGAGGAATTCCAGGCTCATCGAGTGGATTTCGGCGGATTCCGAGGTCGGCCAGAGATAGTCGAGCGACGGCTGGTTCCGGCTCTGGTAGTTCTGGAAGGCGTGGCCCATTTCATGGGTGAACACATCAACATCATGATGCGTGCCGTTGAAATTAGCGAAAATATACGGCATCCCTACCGCCGGAAACGAGGAGCAGAACCCGCCGCCCGCCTTGGCAGGCCGGTTCTTCAAATCCATGAACCCACCCTCGTTCATCTGGCGATAAAAAGCGGCAAGGCGCGGGTCCATTGCATCGAACATTTCGTTCGCACGGGCCACCAGTTGGTCGTGATCGCCCTGCGGTTTGGGGTTGCCCTGGGGATCAACCAGCGCTTCGTCCCATGCGTAGAGCGTATCCAGCCCGTTGGCGACCCGCCGCTGCTCGATCAGTTTCGCGACCAGCGGCGTGACATGTTTGAGCACTTCGGCGCGGTAGGTCGCCACCTGTGCCGGCCCGTAATCCAACCGGCCCATCCGCCGATAACCGAGCGCGGTGAAATTCTCATCGCCCAGCGCCCGTGCCATCTTGTGGCGCAGCTTGACCAGCTTGTCGTAGATATTGTCCAACTCCGCGCCATGCTCGGAGAAAAATCCCCAGCGCGCGGCAGCCGACTGATGCCGGATCTTGCGATCCAGACTCTCGCCGTACGGCGTCAGCCCAGCCAGATTGACGGTTTCGCCATTGAACACGAAAGTCGCTGAAGCCAGCAGGGCAGTATAGTCGGCTTCGAGCTTCGATTCCTCCTCCAGATCCGCAGCGATCGCCGGCGAGAACGTCGTCACGTCGTTGCGCCAGATATCCACCGCGTGCCTGCCATATTGCCCCTCGATCAACGCAGGATCGAGCGCGAGCAGCCGGTTCTTCCAACTGGTCTCATGATCCGAGATCACCGGACCCAGGGCATCGGCATATTCGCGTTCGGCCTTGTACTCTGCATTCGAAGTATCCTGCGAAAACCGCAGATGGGTCAGCGAGGACCAGGTACTGGTGGCGCGGCGCAGCCCTTCCCATTCCGCCAGCGCCTCGGTCACCGCGCCACGATCCAGCAAGCCGTTCAACACTGCATAGGCTTCGGCCAGACTTTCGCGGGTCGGCTTGACCGCTTCGATCTCATCGAACTTCATCAACTGATCCCTCTTCATTGTTGCGTCATCAATCCCAGCGCCTGGCGCTCGAACAACCGTCGATAGATCCCGCCATGGGCCTCGGTGAGCGTCTCATGGGTTCCTTGTTCCACGATGCGACCCTGATCGAAAACCAGAATGCGGTCCAGCGCCCGGACGGTCGAGAGTCGGTGAGCGACCACGATCACTGTGCGGCCGGTCATCAATCGCTCAACCGCTTGCTGGATCAGCGCCTCGGATTCCGAATCGAGGCTTGCGGTCGCCTCATCGAGAATCAGGATCGGCGCATCTGCCAAAAACGCACGTGCGATCGCAACCCGCTGGCGCTCACCTCCCGAGAGTTTCACACCGCGCTCGCCCACGAGTGTCCGGTAGCCGCTCGGCAGCCGCATGATGAACTCGTGGGCATTGGCCATCATCGCCGCGTTTTCGATCTCCGCCATGCTCGCATCGGGCCGCCCATAGGCAATGTTCTCCGCGAGCGAGCGATGAAACAAAATCGGCTCCTGCGCGACGATCGCGATCGAGGCACGCAGCGATTCCTGCGTCACCCGCGCGATATTCTGCCCGTCGATCCGGATTTCCCCACCCGTCACATCGTGCAGCCGCTGAATCAGTTTAACGAAGCTCGTCTTGCCCGATCCCGAATGCCCGACGAGCCCGACCCGTTCACCGGAGGCGATCCTTACCGAAAGATCATCGAACAACGGCGCTACATGCTTGCCATACGTGAAATCGACCTGATCGAACACGATCTCGCCCTGCAGGATCTGCGCCGGCATCGCACCGGGCCGATCCGCGATTGCGAAGGGCTGGCTCTCCATCCGCACCATGTCCTCCATCTCGTTCACGGTGCGCTGGAGATTGGCGATATGATAGCCGACGTCGCGCAGATAGCCGAGCACGATGAGATAGGCGGTGATCACGGTCGCGACCTCGCCGGGCGTCGCCCGCCTGATCCACCACAGATACAGCGCCAACCCGATGATCGCGACTCGCAGCACCATCAGCGCGGCTCCCTGCCCGGTGCCGACCCGATTGCCGCGATACCAATACCGCCGGGTACGGTGCTGCCACTTGCCGACCACCCGCGCCAGAATCGCATCCTCGCGGGTCTCTGCGGCAAACCCCTTGACCACGGCGTTGCACGAAACCGCATCGGCCAACGCGGCTCCCATCGCGGTATCGCAGCGATTCGATAGTTGCGAGGCAGGCGAAACGTAGCGCATCTGCAGCCATACCGTGGCACCGACATAAATCAGTGCGCCCACGGCGATCAGGCTGCCCATCGCGATTGACTTCACCCCGAGCATCACGGAGGTCCCGGCCAGCACCGCGAGCGCCGGCAGCAACGCGATCAGGATGGTGTCGTTGAGCAGATCGACTGCCCAGATCCCGCGGGTGATCTTTCGCACGATTGCGCCGGCGAAATTATTGGCATGCCAGTCCGAGGCGAAGCGCTGGACCCGGTAGAACGAATCGCGCGCCATTTCGCTCATCATCGCAAGCGTGAGCCCGACCACCGAGCGATATCCCACGAAGCGCAGCGCGGTCTGCGCCACGCCAAGGGCCGCAATGATCCCGAGGGCAATTACCGCCGCATGCAGCGAGGCCGTGCTCCGCACCGTCACCGCATTGATGAGATCGCCGGCATAGAGCGGCATAAACACGTCGGTTATGGTTGCAGCCACCATGGCCAGAGCACAAAGCCCGAACACGACACGATGATGGAGCCAACGTCGGCCGACAAAGCCGAACACCGAACGGAACGGTGATTTCAGATTTTTTTCAGACGAAAACATGGAATGAACAGGATCGCGCTTGCGCGCAATCATCCCTCAAAAGTCGACATGAACTGAAATAGTGGAATCTGCGCCCCGGATAAGGGTGCTGCAGGCAGACCTATCGAACGCGCGCTGGTCGCGTAAATCGATCGCTGCAAAAGGAGGTAATCACAACGATGTTCATCATGCCTCCTTGGTCAATGTTGCCTAGAGTAGGAGCAGTACGGACAAGCGAATGCCCTGTCCAGCAAAAAAAGTACTTCAGCGATTAGGGCGACTCGATCCGCAGAGCAAAAACGCGCTAGAATAAATTGAAAGTGTCGGACGTCACAGATTTATGGTAACGATACGGCGGAAATCGCCGCAACTTCGCCCGAAAATTACTCACCGTGCGATGGCCGCACGACCAAGTTTTCGGAGTGAAGCTGGCATTCCTGCGCTGCCGAGGTCACGGCGCCGTTATCGACCCGATCATACACTACTGACAGATGCTGCCGCATCGCATTGGTAGATGCATTGGCCGTGATGTCGCTGCCCTGCAAAGACGGTGCCGCCACAAGATAAACCGTACCGCCAAGTTTGTTCTGCATCTGGACCTGGCAGAACATGGCGGTCTGGCGCGACGCGGGCGACAAGCCGGACAGAAACGCGGCGTTATCGGCCTTAGCCGCGCTCGCCGTCAGTGGTCCGGACGACATGCCACCGGAACATGAGGCAAGGAGAAGAATGACAGGAACAGGCAGGAGCGGACTAATTTTCATGCCATAACGATACAAGATCGGAGCCGATTCGCAATAGAAAACTCGCGACGATGGACCACGAACAGGTGCCGCTCAACAAAGATTGAGTTCAAGCTGCCTGCGCGACGTCGTCCTCGTCATCCTTGACTTCTGGCTTTGGCCCGCTGTCGATCCCTTTGGCCGCCGGATCGCGATCAACCAATTCGATCACCGCCATATCAGCCGCATCGCCGTAGCGCATACCGGCTTTCAGCACGCGGGTATAACCACCCTGTCGTCCCTGATAACGTTCGGCCAGTGCATCAAAAAGCTTCGAGACGATTACCTCGTCACGCAGAACCGCATGGGCCTGCCGGCGCGCATGAAGCCCGCCGCGCTTACCGAGCGTGACGAGCCGGTCCGCGACCGGTGCCAGTTCCTTGGCCTTCGGCAGGGTCGTTGTGATCTGCTCATGCTTGAGCAGAGCAACCGCCATGTTGCGAAACATCGCCGCACGGTGGGACGTGGTGACGCCGAGTTTACGTCCAGCAAGTCCGTGACGCATAGGGGTGACTCCAGATCAGAAAAAGAAACGATTAGAACGGCTGGTCTGAACGCTTGACCAGATCTTCGATATTTTCGGGGGGCCAATCGGGCACCAGCATACCGAGGCCGAGGCCCATGGCAGTCAGTACTTCCTTGATTTCGTTAAGCGACTTGCGACCGAAATTCGGCGTGCGCAGCATTTCCTGTTCGGATTTCTGCACCAGATCGCCGATATAGACGATATTATCATTCTTCAGGCAGTTGGCCGAACGTACCGAGAGCTCCAGTTCGTCGACCTTGCGAAGCAGGTTCGGATTGAACGGCAGTTCCGGACGCGGCTCCTCCGAGCGCAACCGCTGCGGCTCCTCGAAATTGACGAACATGCCGAGTTGGTCCTGCAGGATCCGCGCGGCCAGAGCCACAGCATCCTCCGGCGTCACCGCGCCGTTGGTCTCGATTGAGAGAATCAGCCGGTCATAGTCGGTGACCTGCCCCACGCGAGTCGGCTCAACGCGATACGAAACCTTGCGCACCGGCGAATAGATGGAGTCGACCGGAATCAACCCGATCGGAGCGTCCTCCGGCCGATTGGCCGACGCAGCCACATAGCCGCGCCCGGAATCGACTGTGAACTCCATCCCCAAAGTCGCGCCATCATCGAGCGTGCAGAGCACCAGATCAGGGTTCATCACCTCGATATCATGACCCGCCTGGATCATCGCGGCGGTCACTTCGCACGGTCCCTTGGCCGCCAGCGTCATCCGCTTCGGCCCATCGCCATGCATCCGCACTGCGATCTGTTTGATGTTGAGCACGATGTCGGTCACGTCTTCACGGACACCGGCAATCGAAGAGAACTCATGCAGCACGCCGTCGATCCGCACGGCGGTCACAGCAGCGCCATGCAGCGACGAGAGCAGGATCCGACGCAGCGCGTTGCCAAGCGTAATACCGAAACCACGCTCCAGGGGCTCGGCAATGATTGTCGCCATACGCTGATCATCCGAGCCCGGCTCGACGTCGAGTTTCTCAGGCTTGCGTAGCGACTGCCAGTTACGCTGCATCGCCAAATGTGTGTCTTTCAACATCAATTCCTCCGGTTGGGCAGCGTACCGCCCTCACCATCCAAAAAACGCAACTTCCGCCAGGCACGCCATCGGCAAACGTCGCCGACACCTTAGACGCGGCGGCGCTTGCGCGGACGGCAACCATTATGCGGGATCGGTGTCAGGTCTCGAATCGCGGTGATCGAGAACCCTACGGTTTGCAAGGCCCGGAGCGCGCTCTCACGTCCCGAACCCGGACCGCTGACTTCGATTTCCAGCGTCTCCATGCCATGCTCGCGCGCCTTGCGTCCAGCATCTTCGGCGGCAACCTGCGCGGCATAGGGTGTGGATTTTCGGCTGCCCTTGAACCCCTGACTTCCGGCGGACGACCACGAAATGGCATTGCCTTGCGCGTCGGTGATGGTCACCATCGTGTTGTTGAAGCTCGCGAGCACATGGGCGACGCCGGAACTGATGTTCTTGCGTTCTTTACGGCGGGGCCGCGTGGTGGCTGGTTTGGCCATGAAAATTCCTGTCTTTCTTTCGGCTCAGGGCCGGCAATCCTGCCGGTAACGGGCCATTGCATCGATGCGAAGATCCGAAAGGTTACTTCGTGACCTTCTTTTTGCCGGCGATGGCAACGGCCTTGCCTTTGCGGGTGCGGGCATTGGTGTGGGTCCGCTGACCGCGAACGGGCAACCCCTTGCGATGGCGCAGCCCACGATAGCATCCCAGATCGACCAATCGCTTTATGTTCATCGCGACCTCGCGGCGGAGATCACCTTCAACGCGGTAATCCTTGTCGATCAGTTCGCGGATCTTCGCGATCTCGTCGTCCGACAGCTGGTTGACCCGCTTGTCCTCGCCGATGCTCAACGTCGTGCAGATGTCACGCGCCTTGGTCGGCCCGATGCCGTAAATATAGCGCAGGCTGACCAGCACGCGCTTGTTCGAAGGTATGTTTACGCCGGCAATACGCGCCACGCTGCTGCTCCTTGGTCCCCGTCAGCTCGACGCTGCGGATTGCTGTCATCAAACGATAGACAATGAGCCAGAAACCGAACCCGTATAACAACGGTACCGATCCCGGAGATCATCATCGGAATAAAGTACGGCGCCCCGCCAGGGAGCGCCGCTGATGGCGTTGTCTATCGCCGACACTTAGTTGAGTCAATCGAACAACATCACTTTTTCGTGATCACGTCACAAATAGCCGCACAGCTCAATCCGCCGACATGGCTTCCGGCATCGAAATACCGGCCTGCCGCAGCGCCCTCTCGATCGCGATCGTCACATCGTCCATATCGGCCATGCCATCGACTTCGTAATAAATATGTTTGGCTTGGTAATACGGAAGAATCGGAGCGGTCTGCCGGTTATACGCCGCGAACCGTTGCTTCACCGTCACCGGATTATCGTCGGGCCGACGAATGAACTCCGTGCCGCCGCATTTGTCACAAATCCCCGCTTTGGCGGTCGGATGCATCGTGTCGTGATAGCCGGCACCACACGCTGCGCAGGAAAATCGTCCTGCGATCCGCTCTACCAGTACGTCTTCATCAACTTTGAGCAGAATCACCGCTCGCAGATCCTGCTTTTCCACCGCCAGCATGGCATCGAGTGCCTCGGCCTGGGGCACCGTGCGGGGAAAGCCGTCGAGAATGAACCCGTGCCGGCAATCCTCCTGCGCCAGGCGGTTGCGCAGCATGTCGATGATCAGATCATCCGACACCAGTTCCCCTGCCTCCATCACCGACTTGGCGATCCTGCCCAGCGTTGTGCCAGCCTTGACCTCAGCGCGCAGCATGTCGCCGGTCGCGATCTGCCCGACATGATAGCGATCCTGCAGAATTTTGGCCTGCGTTCCCTTTCCGGCACCCGGGGGTCCGAGGAGAATGATGTTCATCTGGTTCGCGTCCTTCCGCGGCCTTTTCTGATCAGGCCTTCATATTGATGGGCAAGCAAATGTGACTGTATCTGCGCCACAGTATCCATCGTCACTGAAACCACAATCAGCAGCGATGTGCCACCAAAATAATACCCCGCCGCAAGATCGAACTGGCCGATCAGGAATTGCGGAATCAAGCACACGATCACCAGATATCCTGCGCCGATCGTGGTCAGCCGCGTCAGAACGGTATCGAAATACTTCGCGGTGTTTGCCCCCGGCCGGATGCCGGGAACGAACCCGCCATATTTCTTGAGATTATCAGCGGTCTCCTCTGGGTTGAACACCACAGCCGTATAAAAATAAGAGAAAAAGATGATCAGCCCGGCATAGAGAATCATATAGCCCGGCTGCCCGTTCGAAAGCTGGCGCGCCATGAACTGCAGCCATGCCGGCCCGGTACCGTGGCTGAACCCCACGATGGTCGCCGGGATCAGCAACAGCGAACTGGCAAAAATTGGTGGGATCACCCCCGACGTATTCACTTTCATTGGCAGATGCGACGAGTCGCCGCCGAACATCCGGTTGCCGACCTGACGCTTCGGGTATTGGATCAGTACCCGCCGCTGCGCCCGCTCCATGAACACCACGAACGCCACAACCACCAGCGCCATAACGAAAAAACCGATCACGAATCCGGTCGAAAGTCCGCCTGTCGCGCCAAGTTGCAGCACACTTGCGATCGCGCCGGGAAATGCCGAAACGATGCCAGAAAAGATGATCAGGCTCGACCCATTACCGATTCCGCGCGAGGTGATCTGCTCGCCGATCCACATTAAAAACACCGTGCCACCCGTGAGCGTGATCACAGTGGTGACCAGAAAGAACCCGCCTGGCTCAATCACCGCCGGCCCGACCGAGGAAGTGATATGCTCCAGCCCGATCGCAATCCCGTAGGACTGCGCCAGCGCGATGAAGACGGTCAGATACCGGGTATATTGCGTCAGCTTCTGCTGCCCCGACGCCCCCTCCTTCTTGAGGGTCTCAAGGGTCGGCACCGCCGCCTGAAGCAGCTGCATGATGATCGAGGCCGAAATATACGGCATGATGTTCAGCGCGAACACCGTCATCCGCCCCAGCGCCCCGCCGGTGAACATGTTGAACATGCCGAGCACGCCGCCGCCGTTCTGCGACAGCATATGCTCCATCACGGTCGGATCGACGCCGGGGATCGGAATATACGTTCCCAACCGGAACACGATCAGAGCCCCCAGCGTGAACCAGATCCGTTTCTTGAGATCGGTCGCCTTCGAGAGGGTTTCGAGATTGAAACTCGACGCAAGCTGTTCAGCAGCGGAAGCCATGAATGATCCCCAAATAGCAACGGCGCCTCATGCGGATGAGACGCCGTTGGTTATATGCGTTGCGCCAGCGCGGGCAAAGACCAAAACACCCAAAGTTTTTTGCTACTTCTTATAAGAAAAAGTATCTCTTCGTGTCTAAGAGAATCAAAAAACTTTGGCCAGTTCAGGCCGCTGCCGCTTCGGCTTTCGCGACCAGCGTTTTCACCGTGCCGCCGGCACCTTCGATCGCGGCGAT
This sequence is a window from Acidiphilium acidophilum. Protein-coding genes within it:
- the rplQ gene encoding 50S ribosomal protein L17, whose amino-acid sequence is MRHGLAGRKLGVTTSHRAAMFRNMAVALLKHEQITTTLPKAKELAPVADRLVTLGKRGGLHARRQAHAVLRDEVIVSKLFDALAERYQGRQGGYTRVLKAGMRYGDAADMAVIELVDRDPAAKGIDSGPKPEVKDDEDDVAQAA
- the rpsK gene encoding 30S ribosomal protein S11; the protein is MAKPATTRPRRKERKNISSGVAHVLASFNNTMVTITDAQGNAISWSSAGSQGFKGSRKSTPYAAQVAAEDAGRKAREHGMETLEIEVSGPGSGRESALRALQTVGFSITAIRDLTPIPHNGCRPRKRRRV
- the secY gene encoding preprotein translocase subunit SecY, translated to MASAAEQLASSFNLETLSKATDLKKRIWFTLGALIVFRLGTYIPIPGVDPTVMEHMLSQNGGGVLGMFNMFTGGALGRMTVFALNIMPYISASIIMQLLQAAVPTLETLKKEGASGQQKLTQYTRYLTVFIALAQSYGIAIGLEHITSSVGPAVIEPGGFFLVTTVITLTGGTVFLMWIGEQITSRGIGNGSSLIIFSGIVSAFPGAIASVLQLGATGGLSTGFVIGFFVMALVVVAFVVFMERAQRRVLIQYPKRQVGNRMFGGDSSHLPMKVNTSGVIPPIFASSLLLIPATIVGFSHGTGPAWLQFMARQLSNGQPGYMILYAGLIIFFSYFYTAVVFNPEETADNLKKYGGFVPGIRPGANTAKYFDTVLTRLTTIGAGYLVIVCLIPQFLIGQFDLAAGYYFGGTSLLIVVSVTMDTVAQIQSHLLAHQYEGLIRKGRGRTRTR
- a CDS encoding DNA-directed RNA polymerase subunit alpha gives rise to the protein MAMQRNWQSLRKPEKLDVEPGSDDQRMATIIAEPLERGFGITLGNALRRILLSSLHGAAVTAVRIDGVLHEFSSIAGVREDVTDIVLNIKQIAVRMHGDGPKRMTLAAKGPCEVTAAMIQAGHDIEVMNPDLVLCTLDDGATLGMEFTVDSGRGYVAASANRPEDAPIGLIPVDSIYSPVRKVSYRVEPTRVGQVTDYDRLILSIETNGAVTPEDAVALAARILQDQLGMFVNFEEPQRLRSEEPRPELPFNPNLLRKVDELELSVRSANCLKNDNIVYIGDLVQKSEQEMLRTPNFGRKSLNEIKEVLTAMGLGLGMLVPDWPPENIEDLVKRSDQPF
- the rpsM gene encoding 30S ribosomal protein S13 is translated as MARIAGVNIPSNKRVLVSLRYIYGIGPTKARDICTTLSIGEDKRVNQLSDDEIAKIRELIDKDYRVEGDLRREVAMNIKRLVDLGCYRGLRHRKGLPVRGQRTHTNARTRKGKAVAIAGKKKVTK
- a CDS encoding ABC transporter ATP-binding protein is translated as MFSSEKNLKSPFRSVFGFVGRRWLHHRVVFGLCALAMVAATITDVFMPLYAGDLINAVTVRSTASLHAAVIALGIIAALGVAQTALRFVGYRSVVGLTLAMMSEMARDSFYRVQRFASDWHANNFAGAIVRKITRGIWAVDLLNDTILIALLPALAVLAGTSVMLGVKSIAMGSLIAVGALIYVGATVWLQMRYVSPASQLSNRCDTAMGAALADAVSCNAVVKGFAAETREDAILARVVGKWQHRTRRYWYRGNRVGTGQGAALMVLRVAIIGLALYLWWIRRATPGEVATVITAYLIVLGYLRDVGYHIANLQRTVNEMEDMVRMESQPFAIADRPGAMPAQILQGEIVFDQVDFTYGKHVAPLFDDLSVRIASGERVGLVGHSGSGKTSFVKLIQRLHDVTGGEIRIDGQNIARVTQESLRASIAIVAQEPILFHRSLAENIAYGRPDASMAEIENAAMMANAHEFIMRLPSGYRTLVGERGVKLSGGERQRVAIARAFLADAPILILDEATASLDSESEALIQQAVERLMTGRTVIVVAHRLSTVRALDRILVFDQGRIVEQGTHETLTEAHGGIYRRLFERQALGLMTQQ
- a CDS encoding adenylate kinase, whose amino-acid sequence is MNIILLGPPGAGKGTQAKILQDRYHVGQIATGDMLRAEVKAGTTLGRIAKSVMEAGELVSDDLIIDMLRNRLAQEDCRHGFILDGFPRTVPQAEALDAMLAVEKQDLRAVILLKVDEDVLVERIAGRFSCAACGAGYHDTMHPTAKAGICDKCGGTEFIRRPDDNPVTVKQRFAAYNRQTAPILPYYQAKHIYYEVDGMADMDDVTIAIERALRQAGISMPEAMSAD
- a CDS encoding M3 family oligoendopeptidase, with protein sequence MKFDEIEAVKPTRESLAEAYAVLNGLLDRGAVTEALAEWEGLRRATSTWSSLTHLRFSQDTSNAEYKAEREYADALGPVISDHETSWKNRLLALDPALIEGQYGRHAVDIWRNDVTTFSPAIAADLEEESKLEADYTALLASATFVFNGETVNLAGLTPYGESLDRKIRHQSAAARWGFFSEHGAELDNIYDKLVKLRHKMARALGDENFTALGYRRMGRLDYGPAQVATYRAEVLKHVTPLVAKLIEQRRVANGLDTLYAWDEALVDPQGNPKPQGDHDQLVARANEMFDAMDPRLAAFYRQMNEGGFMDLKNRPAKAGGGFCSSFPAVGMPYIFANFNGTHHDVDVFTHEMGHAFQNYQSRNQPSLDYLWPTSESAEIHSMSLEFLAYPHIAPMFGEQTARYQRMHLIGALEFLPYGVCVDHFQHEVYANPEASPADRHAMWRKLESMYLPWRNWGDLDYPAMGGRWQAQLHIYRAPFYYIDYTLAQCCALQFWVKSQQDYKGSFDTYVDLCGLGGSAPFGKLVAAAKLKSPFEPGALQAVVKTAEAALAV